The following coding sequences are from one Rathayibacter sp. SW19 window:
- a CDS encoding HelD family protein: protein MTGINRAEAELERERRVVGDLYARLDALTLDTEQRLDQVRMQDVGGNHQARSERDAFARLHEDRLTQLRDVDARLVFGRLLLENANGAAPAGDPPASAGPGDAVRYVGRIGLRDDDQHTVLVDWRAPQASAFYQATAGTPMGVRARRHLTMHDRDVVRIDDEVFDPTLLTGRVGASGADASGAGASGIDTGEAGEGESAASRAEAGEVAASAGEADIVIQGEGALLAALTTQRTGHMHDIVATIQAEQDRIIRADIRRALVVQGGPGTGKTAVALHRAAYLLYANRERLSKSGVLVVGPSSAFLRYIEAVLPSLGETGVVMQTLGGLFPGVDAMDDDAPEIAKVKGAPAMARLIAQAVRSRQRVPAEVQTVNVNADRLRVHPQLIARAIQRAQRSGKPHNTARVTFVRQALDDLTTQLADQLRASGSTIDDADRADLREDLRTAPDVRVLLNTAWLPLSAEKLIRDLYARPEWLASLTPRWTPGQRSLLARPRDAAFTISDVPLLDEAAELLGDAPDGPDAAAQLRKQQRKRDIENAKNAIRNMEVKGLVSAAQLADNFAESTGRASTAERAATDRSWTYGHIVVDEAQELSPMQWRLLVRRDPMRSFTIVGDIAQASSAAGATSWAGALQPLFGENWRLEELTVNYRTPAQITREAEAFARAHGLPVTPTRAVREGDWPIRVVETGVRAGAGAGAEEDGADGAAVLVGATVEAVRADLAVNDTGTLAVIAPVALVDAAFDALDDVFDGGVGRGAAGLGRAIAVLTAREAKGLEFDAVVLTDPDAIVAESPRGASALYVAMTRPTQRLTLVRA from the coding sequence GTGACTGGGATCAACCGGGCGGAGGCCGAACTCGAGCGCGAACGACGCGTCGTCGGGGACCTCTATGCCCGTCTGGATGCGTTGACCCTCGACACCGAGCAGCGCCTGGATCAAGTACGCATGCAAGACGTCGGCGGCAACCACCAAGCCCGCAGCGAACGGGATGCGTTCGCCCGCCTCCACGAGGATCGCCTCACCCAACTGCGCGACGTGGATGCCCGGCTCGTCTTCGGCCGGCTATTGCTCGAGAACGCGAACGGAGCCGCCCCAGCGGGCGACCCGCCAGCCTCGGCAGGCCCGGGCGACGCAGTGCGCTATGTCGGCCGGATCGGACTTCGCGACGACGATCAACACACCGTGCTCGTCGACTGGCGCGCACCGCAGGCCAGCGCCTTCTATCAGGCGACCGCCGGCACGCCGATGGGCGTGCGCGCCCGGCGACACCTCACCATGCACGATCGGGACGTCGTCCGAATCGACGACGAGGTCTTCGACCCGACGTTGCTGACCGGACGGGTCGGCGCATCCGGAGCTGACGCATCCGGGGCTGGCGCATCCGGCATTGACACAGGCGAGGCTGGCGAAGGTGAGTCCGCCGCAAGCCGAGCCGAAGCAGGCGAGGTCGCGGCGTCAGCCGGCGAAGCGGACATCGTGATTCAGGGCGAGGGTGCCCTCCTGGCTGCACTGACGACGCAACGCACAGGGCACATGCACGACATCGTGGCGACGATTCAAGCCGAGCAGGACCGCATTATCCGAGCGGACATCCGCAGGGCGCTGGTCGTGCAAGGCGGGCCGGGCACCGGCAAGACGGCCGTGGCGTTGCACCGCGCCGCGTACCTTCTGTATGCGAATCGGGAGCGGCTGAGCAAGTCCGGGGTGCTGGTGGTCGGGCCTTCGAGCGCATTCCTGCGCTACATCGAGGCCGTACTGCCGTCGCTCGGTGAGACCGGCGTGGTGATGCAGACGCTCGGCGGGCTCTTCCCCGGCGTCGATGCAATGGACGACGACGCCCCGGAGATTGCAAAGGTCAAGGGAGCGCCAGCGATGGCACGGCTGATCGCGCAGGCGGTGCGTTCGCGTCAGCGGGTGCCAGCGGAGGTGCAGACCGTGAACGTGAACGCGGACAGGCTGCGGGTGCATCCGCAGTTGATCGCCCGCGCTATCCAGCGTGCGCAACGCAGCGGCAAACCCCACAACACGGCGCGCGTGACGTTCGTGCGGCAAGCGCTCGACGACCTGACGACGCAGCTGGCGGATCAGCTGCGCGCATCCGGATCGACGATCGACGACGCGGACCGCGCCGACCTGCGCGAAGACCTGCGCACCGCCCCGGATGTGCGTGTGCTGTTGAACACTGCATGGCTACCGCTGAGTGCGGAGAAGCTGATTCGCGACCTCTACGCGCGGCCCGAATGGCTCGCTTCGCTGACCCCGCGCTGGACGCCCGGTCAGCGTTCGCTGCTCGCCCGCCCACGCGATGCTGCGTTCACCATCAGCGATGTGCCGCTGCTAGACGAGGCCGCCGAATTGCTCGGCGATGCCCCCGACGGCCCGGATGCCGCGGCGCAGCTCCGCAAGCAGCAACGCAAGCGGGACATCGAGAACGCGAAGAACGCGATCCGCAATATGGAGGTGAAGGGGCTTGTCTCGGCCGCGCAACTCGCGGACAACTTCGCTGAGAGCACGGGGCGCGCGTCGACGGCGGAGCGTGCGGCGACCGATCGCAGTTGGACATACGGGCACATCGTCGTCGATGAGGCGCAAGAGCTGTCGCCGATGCAGTGGCGGTTGCTCGTTCGGCGGGATCCGATGCGGTCGTTCACCATCGTCGGCGACATCGCGCAGGCCAGTTCGGCGGCGGGTGCGACGAGTTGGGCGGGAGCGCTGCAACCGCTCTTCGGCGAGAATTGGCGGCTCGAGGAGCTGACGGTGAACTATCGCACACCGGCGCAGATCACGCGCGAGGCCGAAGCGTTTGCTCGCGCGCACGGGCTGCCGGTGACGCCGACGCGCGCCGTGCGCGAGGGGGACTGGCCGATCCGGGTGGTCGAGACGGGTGTGCGGGCTGGTGCTGGTGCTGGTGCTGAGGAGGATGGGGCGGATGGGGCGGCGGTGCTCGTCGGCGCGACGGTCGAGGCTGTTCGCGCGGATCTCGCCGTGAACGACACCGGGACCCTTGCCGTGATTGCCCCGGTTGCGCTGGTCGATGCCGCGTTCGATGCGCTGGACGACGTGTTCGACGGTGGCGTCGGCCGAGGCGCCGCCGGGCTCGGCCGTGCGATCGCGGTATTGACAGCACGTGAGGCGAAAGGCCTCGAGTTCGATGCGGTCGTGTTGACCGACCCGGATGCGATTGTGGCGGAGTCGCCGCGCGGCGCATCCGCTCTGTATGTGGCGATGACGCGGCCGACGCAACGGTTGACGCTCGTGCGGGCGTGA
- a CDS encoding DUF427 domain-containing protein, producing the protein MGFMLSSALKAHLNELRLEPVGKRVRAQLGGVTALDSQRAVLVWEPRRVVPSYAVPVTDVCGSVDEATPIVAVSPAVALAPGVAVTVTAAVAPEVKRRPVWDPRVPFAVRDTAGRCVVISIAGTDAVASGFQPDDSDLANYVILDFNGFDTWLEDDDEIVSHPHDPFSRIDIRHTSRQVHVSLHGHPIAASTNVRILYETGLPPRYYFPREDIQVELTASQTVTRCAYKGTATYYSPVVGGVAVPDLAWSYEDPLVDAAGVAGCVAFFTERVDVAIDGELQARPHTAWS; encoded by the coding sequence ATGGGCTTCATGCTGAGTAGCGCGTTGAAAGCGCACCTGAACGAATTGAGACTCGAACCCGTCGGCAAACGCGTGCGGGCACAACTCGGCGGAGTAACCGCCCTCGACAGCCAGCGTGCCGTGTTGGTCTGGGAGCCGCGCCGCGTCGTCCCATCGTATGCAGTGCCCGTCACCGACGTTTGTGGCAGCGTTGACGAAGCGACACCGATTGTCGCGGTCAGCCCTGCCGTCGCACTGGCTCCGGGGGTTGCGGTGACCGTGACGGCAGCGGTCGCCCCGGAGGTCAAACGGCGGCCTGTCTGGGATCCGCGAGTGCCTTTCGCCGTGCGTGATACTGCGGGCAGATGCGTTGTCATCAGCATTGCGGGAACGGATGCCGTCGCCTCCGGGTTCCAGCCGGACGACTCTGATCTAGCGAACTACGTGATCCTCGATTTCAACGGCTTCGACACCTGGCTCGAAGACGACGACGAAATCGTCAGCCACCCGCACGACCCGTTCTCGCGCATCGACATCCGGCACACGTCGCGGCAGGTGCACGTGTCGCTGCACGGCCACCCGATTGCGGCGAGCACGAATGTGCGCATCCTGTATGAGACCGGACTGCCACCGCGCTACTACTTTCCTCGCGAGGACATCCAAGTGGAGCTCACTGCGTCGCAAACCGTCACGCGGTGCGCATATAAGGGGACGGCGACGTATTACTCACCCGTTGTAGGCGGCGTCGCCGTGCCCGACCTCGCCTGGTCATACGAGGATCCCCTGGTCGACGCAGCGGGTGTGGCCGGGTGCGTGGCCTTCTTCACGGAACGAGTCGATGTGGCGATCGACGGCGAGCTGCAGGCGCGCCCTCACACCGCCTGGTCGTAG
- a CDS encoding GNAT family N-acetyltransferase yields MTSAASVRTARPNDAEGIAHVHVQAWRQTYLGVMSEKVLANLSEERRATWWRHVIENETTTRCAVAEYDGNIIGFASAGPTRDDDGTRDLELFTIYTLESMYGTGVGSALLEAVIGDAPATLWVAEDNPRAHAFYAKKGFEPDGATRFDGIAEVRMVR; encoded by the coding sequence ATGACCTCGGCTGCATCTGTCCGTACCGCGCGACCGAATGACGCCGAGGGAATCGCCCACGTGCACGTTCAAGCGTGGCGCCAGACGTACTTGGGCGTCATGTCGGAAAAGGTGCTCGCGAACCTGTCTGAGGAGCGTCGCGCCACCTGGTGGCGGCACGTCATCGAGAACGAGACGACCACTCGCTGCGCGGTTGCCGAGTACGACGGCAACATCATCGGCTTCGCCAGCGCCGGCCCCACCCGCGACGATGACGGCACCCGCGATCTCGAGCTGTTCACCATTTACACGCTCGAGTCCATGTACGGAACGGGCGTCGGGTCCGCACTCCTCGAGGCCGTCATCGGCGACGCGCCCGCAACGCTCTGGGTGGCAGAAGACAACCCGCGCGCCCACGCTTTCTATGCCAAAAAGGGCTTCGAGCCGGACGGCGCGACGCGATTCGACGGCATCGCCGAGGTGCGGATGGTGCGCTGA
- a CDS encoding DEAD/DEAH box helicase, giving the protein MPTTAAPKAGASNATTSDTSFAALGVPAPLLAVLTADGKTSPFPIQADTLPDTLAGRDVLGRGKTGSGKTLAFSLPIAARLGTTLSGGARRPGRPLALVLAPTRELATQIDTVLAPLAAAYNLKTTTIFGGISQNRQVAALKAGVDIVVACPGRLEDLMHQGFVTLDAIEITVLDEADHMADLGFLPVVTRILDKTPMNGQRMLFSATLDNGVDKIVKRFLHNPKHHEVDEANSPVAAMTHHVFEIGSVEEKTALIRTLASGTGRRILFMRTKHHAKKLAKQLTEAGIPSVDLHGNLSQPQRDRNLATFAAGDARVLVATDVAARGIDIDNVELVIHVDPPMEHKAYLHRSGRTARAGSAGDVVTICLPTQKKDLAQLLRKAAIKVTPIAVTPTSPEVLEMVGEVAAYVKPQPKQLQQQGGGGRSNGANAQRKRGGRDGRDGRESADAGTSRPRRDRSGRPARSGETAPAASGDGRAQRGRGQQAGGPRSQGSSQQHGSSQPRSGQSGRSAASGQSGRSGHLRVGSLVGGNSGTGRGRGSRRAQG; this is encoded by the coding sequence GTGCCCACAACTGCTGCGCCCAAAGCAGGCGCGTCCAACGCAACCACCTCCGACACAAGCTTCGCCGCACTCGGCGTGCCCGCACCGCTCCTGGCCGTGCTGACCGCCGACGGCAAGACCTCGCCGTTCCCGATCCAGGCCGACACCCTGCCCGACACGCTCGCAGGGCGCGACGTGCTCGGCCGCGGCAAAACCGGCTCGGGCAAGACCCTCGCCTTCTCGCTGCCGATTGCCGCGCGCCTCGGCACGACCCTGTCCGGTGGTGCACGTCGCCCGGGCCGCCCACTTGCGCTTGTGCTCGCTCCGACCCGTGAACTGGCGACCCAGATCGATACCGTGCTGGCACCGCTGGCCGCCGCGTACAACCTCAAGACCACCACGATCTTCGGCGGCATCAGCCAGAACCGCCAGGTCGCAGCACTCAAGGCCGGCGTCGACATCGTCGTCGCCTGCCCGGGCCGCCTCGAAGACCTGATGCACCAAGGATTCGTCACCCTCGACGCCATCGAGATCACTGTGCTCGACGAGGCCGACCACATGGCCGACCTGGGCTTCTTACCTGTTGTCACGCGCATCCTCGACAAGACGCCGATGAACGGCCAGCGGATGCTTTTCTCCGCCACCCTGGACAACGGTGTCGACAAGATCGTCAAGCGTTTCCTGCACAACCCGAAGCACCACGAGGTCGATGAGGCCAACTCCCCCGTCGCCGCGATGACGCACCACGTCTTCGAGATCGGCAGCGTCGAGGAGAAGACCGCGCTGATTCGCACGCTTGCATCGGGAACCGGCCGACGCATCCTGTTCATGCGCACCAAGCACCACGCGAAGAAGTTGGCGAAGCAGCTGACGGAGGCGGGCATCCCGTCGGTCGACCTGCACGGCAACCTGTCCCAGCCGCAGCGCGACCGCAATCTCGCGACGTTCGCCGCGGGTGACGCCCGGGTGCTCGTCGCAACGGATGTCGCCGCGCGCGGCATCGACATCGACAACGTCGAGCTGGTCATCCACGTCGACCCGCCGATGGAGCACAAGGCGTACCTGCACCGTTCCGGCCGCACCGCACGTGCGGGCAGCGCCGGTGACGTCGTGACGATCTGCCTTCCGACTCAGAAGAAGGACCTCGCCCAGTTGCTGCGCAAAGCAGCGATCAAGGTGACCCCGATCGCCGTCACGCCGACCTCCCCCGAGGTGCTCGAAATGGTCGGCGAGGTTGCGGCCTACGTGAAGCCACAGCCGAAGCAGCTTCAGCAGCAGGGCGGTGGCGGCCGCTCGAACGGCGCCAACGCGCAACGCAAGCGCGGTGGTCGTGACGGACGTGATGGACGTGAGAGTGCGGATGCCGGCACCTCGCGCCCGCGCCGTGACCGTTCGGGTCGTCCTGCGCGTTCGGGTGAAACCGCTCCGGCTGCTTCCGGCGACGGCCGCGCTCAACGCGGTCGCGGGCAGCAGGCCGGCGGCCCGCGGTCGCAGGGCTCGTCGCAGCAGCATGGCTCGTCGCAGCCCCGTTCGGGTCAGTCGGGTCGCTCTGCCGCATCCGGTCAATCGGGTCGCTCCGGCCACCTGCGCGTCGGCAGCCTGGTCGGCGGCAACTCCGGAACCGGTCGCGGTCGCGGCTCGCGGCGCGCCCAGGGCTGA
- a CDS encoding nucleoside deaminase: MTEAASEAAAEPTPEVAPEPASAELSPPDLTHLRRCIALARTARDRGDHPFGALLLTADGVVIEAMNTVNSGSDPIGHAETNLVRLAGRRLDAATLAASTLYTSTEPCAMCAGAIYWSGIARVVYALSEAALRGMVSTQSGVPTLALPCREVFAHGGRAIAVDGPADLPEASEVHAGFWG; this comes from the coding sequence ATGACGGAAGCGGCATCCGAAGCGGCAGCTGAGCCGACGCCCGAAGTGGCACCCGAGCCGGCATCGGCGGAGCTCAGCCCGCCTGACCTTACACACCTCAGGCGCTGCATCGCGTTGGCGCGCACCGCCCGCGATCGCGGCGATCACCCGTTCGGTGCGCTGCTTCTCACCGCCGACGGCGTCGTGATCGAGGCCATGAACACGGTCAACTCGGGTTCGGACCCGATCGGGCACGCTGAAACGAACCTCGTGCGGCTTGCCGGCCGGCGACTGGATGCCGCGACCCTTGCCGCGAGCACCCTGTACACCAGCACCGAGCCCTGTGCGATGTGTGCCGGTGCGATCTACTGGTCCGGAATCGCGCGGGTGGTCTACGCGCTCTCCGAAGCCGCCCTGCGCGGCATGGTCAGCACGCAGTCCGGCGTGCCGACCCTTGCGCTGCCGTGCCGTGAAGTGTTCGCGCATGGCGGGCGCGCGATCGCGGTGGATGGCCCGGCCGACCTGCCCGAGGCATCCGAAGTGCACGCCGGCTTCTGGGGCTGA
- a CDS encoding CGNR zinc finger domain-containing protein codes for MVTQSIVPRATGQWFDSADGQHWWFDSGSLALDFAYTGAMEPRDATTAGQSPRESLHAAADLDAWLADRFPGLNATCSERELTDAKVLRRAIARLAVSASAGVASAPGEVDIINLFAATPDIPPALEGGSRQAGRGRARATQALSSIARDAVHVFGPDVGGRIRECSADDCSIVYLDTSRGGSRRWCSMQRCGNRAKVRAHRAREADRHSTI; via the coding sequence ATGGTCACGCAGTCAATAGTTCCCCGGGCAACCGGCCAGTGGTTCGATTCGGCAGACGGGCAGCACTGGTGGTTCGACTCCGGCTCGCTCGCGCTCGACTTCGCATACACCGGTGCGATGGAGCCGCGCGATGCGACCACAGCAGGGCAATCGCCGCGGGAATCCCTGCACGCAGCTGCCGATTTGGACGCCTGGCTGGCGGACCGCTTCCCCGGCCTCAACGCGACGTGTTCCGAACGGGAGCTCACGGATGCGAAGGTGTTGCGACGCGCAATCGCGCGTCTGGCGGTCTCGGCGAGTGCCGGCGTCGCATCCGCACCGGGGGAGGTCGACATCATCAACCTGTTCGCTGCGACGCCGGATATTCCGCCGGCACTGGAAGGCGGTTCCCGTCAGGCCGGACGCGGGCGTGCCCGCGCCACCCAGGCGTTGTCGTCGATCGCGCGCGACGCCGTGCACGTGTTCGGCCCGGATGTCGGTGGTCGCATCCGCGAATGCTCAGCGGATGATTGCAGCATCGTCTACCTGGACACCTCACGCGGCGGCAGCCGCCGCTGGTGCTCAATGCAACGCTGCGGCAACCGCGCGAAGGTGCGCGCTCACCGCGCGCGGGAAGCGGATCGTCACTCGACGATCTGA
- a CDS encoding DUF427 domain-containing protein encodes MKAVLNDVVIAEAPRDELISIEGNWYFPPDSVQEGLLQKSTTPYTCPWKGECQYFSIPSGGTVLQDRAWSYPTPYPTAFDRVGKDFSSYVAFWKEVQIVE; translated from the coding sequence ATGAAAGCTGTACTGAACGATGTCGTCATCGCCGAGGCGCCGAGAGACGAATTGATCTCGATCGAGGGCAACTGGTATTTCCCGCCGGACAGCGTGCAAGAGGGGTTGTTGCAGAAGAGCACAACGCCGTACACCTGCCCGTGGAAGGGCGAGTGCCAGTACTTCAGCATTCCATCCGGCGGCACCGTGCTGCAGGATCGCGCCTGGAGCTACCCGACGCCGTACCCGACCGCGTTCGACCGGGTCGGCAAAGACTTCTCGAGCTACGTTGCGTTCTGGAAAGAGGTTCAGATCGTCGAGTGA
- a CDS encoding SDR family NAD(P)-dependent oxidoreductase codes for MPSSVVLITGTSSGIGLATAVAAGAAGHRVIATMRNLQNDEHKADALRTAASAAGVSIDIRSLDVTDAAAIQGCVDGIIADYGRLDAVINNAGAGHVGTIELESVDAVRAVMETNFFSVVTLTKAAFTHLRASRGCLITVSSVGGAVGQPFNEAYCSSKFAVEGFMESLTPVAATVGVRVNVVEPGPVSTEFVANVGADAPAMIAAAGDYAPAMLGYLQRTQQQFSSARAQSASDVAAVIVDLLTADAPPARVQTSPAASAFVGVKLADLNGSAVQTMTSGWVHQSTPQVMTPTEPAAG; via the coding sequence ATGCCCTCATCCGTTGTTCTGATCACCGGCACTTCGTCCGGCATCGGTCTGGCCACCGCCGTGGCGGCCGGGGCCGCCGGGCATCGCGTCATCGCCACGATGCGCAATCTCCAGAACGACGAGCACAAAGCGGACGCTCTCCGTACCGCAGCCAGCGCGGCCGGCGTGAGTATCGACATCCGCTCGCTCGACGTGACGGACGCTGCAGCAATACAGGGCTGCGTTGACGGAATCATCGCTGACTACGGTCGACTCGACGCCGTCATCAACAACGCCGGAGCCGGGCACGTCGGCACGATCGAACTGGAATCCGTCGACGCGGTGCGCGCCGTTATGGAAACGAACTTCTTCAGCGTCGTCACCCTGACAAAGGCTGCTTTCACGCATCTGCGCGCGTCTAGGGGATGCCTGATCACGGTCTCAAGCGTCGGCGGCGCTGTCGGTCAGCCGTTCAACGAGGCGTATTGCTCCTCCAAATTCGCCGTCGAAGGGTTCATGGAGTCGCTGACACCGGTCGCCGCAACCGTCGGCGTGCGGGTCAACGTCGTCGAGCCGGGGCCGGTCAGTACAGAGTTCGTCGCCAACGTCGGCGCCGACGCGCCCGCCATGATCGCGGCCGCCGGCGACTACGCCCCGGCGATGCTCGGCTACCTGCAACGCACACAGCAACAGTTCAGCAGCGCACGGGCGCAGAGCGCGAGTGATGTCGCCGCGGTCATCGTCGACCTTCTCACAGCGGATGCCCCGCCCGCCCGTGTGCAGACCTCGCCTGCGGCATCCGCTTTCGTCGGTGTGAAGCTCGCGGACCTGAACGGCTCCGCCGTGCAGACGATGACGAGCGGGTGGGTGCACCAGAGCACACCGCAGGTGATGACGCCGACCGAGCCGGCCGCCGGCTGA
- a CDS encoding EVE domain-containing protein, whose amino-acid sequence MAIRYWLSVAPRDRTLREVEAGIVQAYYDARAILAQANESDGIVRYSPRATPDGEVLRQFTAIGWITDAARAWTADAAPDSPADAAPDSPADAAPDQPADAAPARPVSHLLAPFAAPVPVQRPLLRRVEYSTNALAVPIRALLPSLEFTNRNRQWGYQLRNGIIELSKHDFVVIREQMRPPES is encoded by the coding sequence ATGGCGATCCGTTACTGGCTGAGCGTTGCCCCTCGAGATCGGACGCTGCGCGAGGTCGAAGCCGGCATCGTGCAGGCGTACTACGATGCGCGCGCCATCCTCGCTCAAGCGAATGAAAGCGACGGGATCGTGCGCTACTCCCCGCGTGCCACGCCGGACGGTGAGGTGCTCAGGCAGTTCACGGCGATCGGCTGGATTACGGATGCTGCGCGGGCCTGGACTGCGGATGCTGCGCCCGACTCGCCGGCGGATGCTGCGCCCGACTCGCCCGCGGATGCTGCGCCCGACCAACCCGCGGATGCCGCGCCCGCGCGGCCGGTCAGCCATCTGTTAGCGCCGTTCGCCGCGCCCGTTCCAGTCCAGCGTCCGTTGCTGCGCCGCGTCGAATACAGCACGAACGCGTTGGCCGTGCCGATCCGTGCGCTGCTGCCCAGTCTGGAGTTCACGAATCGCAACCGGCAGTGGGGTTATCAGCTGCGCAACGGCATCATCGAGCTGAGCAAGCATGACTTCGTTGTGATCCGCGAGCAGATGAGGCCGCCGGAGAGCTGA
- a CDS encoding SprT-like domain-containing protein, with the protein MADLNSVRRWADALIALHLDPSTWSFGFDNAKTRAGQCNYTTKRITVSRYLAARYEDDEIHQILLHEVAHALAGSRSGHGPRWRAIAADLGYEGKRLHGGTIADELAPWIGRCPNGHLHYRYRKPARALSCGACSRRFSPANLIVWQHREISPATRARAAARTTAPAVE; encoded by the coding sequence ATGGCAGATCTGAATTCGGTGCGGCGGTGGGCGGATGCCCTAATTGCCTTGCACCTGGACCCCTCAACGTGGTCATTCGGGTTCGACAACGCCAAGACCCGAGCGGGGCAGTGCAATTACACGACCAAGAGAATTACGGTCTCGCGTTACCTCGCGGCGCGGTATGAGGACGACGAGATCCATCAGATCCTATTGCACGAGGTCGCCCATGCATTGGCCGGATCCAGGTCCGGGCACGGGCCGCGCTGGCGTGCAATCGCAGCGGACCTCGGTTACGAGGGCAAACGCCTGCACGGCGGCACGATCGCAGACGAACTCGCGCCATGGATCGGCCGTTGCCCGAACGGCCACCTGCACTACCGCTATCGCAAGCCCGCACGCGCCCTGTCCTGCGGCGCCTGCTCGAGACGCTTCTCCCCCGCGAACCTCATCGTCTGGCAGCACCGCGAAATCAGCCCGGCGACCCGCGCCCGGGCTGCCGCCCGCACGACCGCTCCGGCGGTCGAATAG
- a CDS encoding 2-phosphosulfolactate phosphatase, whose translation MVAPRPVETPTQSRYEVRFDWAVEGMNSIAPDAGVIVVVDAISFTTTIELAVGLGLAVLPYSGQGSAADAADAAGAALGKPRGEAGVSLSPSSITTESVAAIAPLTRVLMPSLNGSKVCAAAAAFGVPVLAATLRNRTAVARWILDLQAERGTRLRVAIVAAGEVRADGTTRFSVEDLLTAGAVVDALASVGIDYCSPEAAAACAAYTGLARATGHLLTASVSGQQLIEDGQRADVELAAQLDVSDTVPVLRDGAFVAA comes from the coding sequence ATGGTCGCCCCTCGCCCCGTCGAAACCCCCACGCAGAGCAGATACGAAGTGCGGTTCGACTGGGCCGTTGAAGGAATGAATTCCATCGCGCCTGACGCCGGCGTCATCGTGGTGGTCGATGCCATCTCGTTCACGACGACGATCGAATTGGCTGTCGGGCTCGGGCTCGCCGTGTTGCCGTACTCCGGCCAGGGCAGCGCAGCGGATGCCGCGGATGCCGCCGGTGCAGCCCTTGGCAAACCGCGCGGCGAAGCCGGCGTCTCGCTCTCCCCGTCAAGTATCACGACGGAGTCCGTCGCCGCGATCGCACCGCTCACGCGGGTGCTTATGCCGTCGCTGAACGGATCCAAAGTGTGCGCGGCCGCCGCGGCATTCGGTGTGCCGGTGCTGGCGGCGACTCTGCGCAACCGAACGGCCGTCGCACGATGGATCCTCGACCTCCAAGCCGAGCGCGGCACGCGTCTGCGCGTTGCCATCGTCGCTGCCGGTGAGGTGCGGGCCGACGGCACGACACGCTTCTCGGTCGAAGACCTGCTCACGGCAGGCGCTGTCGTTGACGCGCTCGCCAGCGTCGGCATTGACTACTGCTCACCGGAGGCCGCGGCCGCCTGCGCCGCGTACACCGGTCTTGCCAGGGCGACCGGCCACCTGCTCACCGCATCCGTCAGTGGGCAGCAGTTGATCGAAGACGGACAACGAGCGGATGTCGAACTCGCCGCGCAACTGGACGTTTCGGACACCGTCCCCGTGCTTCGCGACGGCGCATTCGTCGCCGCTTGA
- a CDS encoding VOC family protein, which translates to MLGIQVTFDAADPNALAEFWAQVLSYDVEDNGAFIDELVASGRMPESGRAIRNGRTVFVDVAAAVDPKGEGPRLYFQKVPEPKTAKNRVHLDIRTPDDRKLARVAELEALGARLCWVTDDRGPVTYTMQDPEGNEFCLH; encoded by the coding sequence ATGCTCGGTATTCAGGTCACATTCGACGCAGCGGATCCCAACGCGCTCGCCGAGTTCTGGGCGCAGGTGCTCAGTTATGACGTTGAAGACAATGGCGCGTTCATCGATGAGTTGGTCGCGTCCGGGCGGATGCCGGAGTCGGGTCGGGCGATCCGCAACGGTCGCACGGTGTTCGTCGACGTGGCAGCGGCGGTCGACCCGAAGGGTGAGGGCCCGCGGCTGTACTTCCAGAAGGTGCCCGAGCCGAAGACAGCGAAGAACCGCGTGCATCTGGACATTCGCACGCCGGATGATCGCAAGCTTGCGCGCGTCGCCGAACTCGAAGCGCTCGGTGCGCGGCTGTGCTGGGTGACGGATGACCGCGGCCCGGTCACTTACACAATGCAAGACCCTGAGGGCAACGAGTTCTGCCTCCACTGA